In Scleropages formosus chromosome 10, fSclFor1.1, whole genome shotgun sequence, a single genomic region encodes these proteins:
- the LOC114911617 gene encoding paraneoplastic antigen Ma1-like — translation MTKATIPEQLAFGGESGPWVVNVSETRECPILGERGSFQAKFLSFLASEGKTLADVSGWFGPTPAPPVAPDLNTKLVDAISSLVEKCQATPMDGLGYRKLRLFSGVKPTPPGEEEYDAWAEQTTHMLDEWQCSDIVKKQRIAESLKGPAADIVRCLRVSNPSVTADDYLKALEAAFGTTDSAADLMVRFRGTFQQEGEKLSAYLFRLDKLLHAVHRKGGAEVADLEQIRIEQVARGALSHDLVAMRIRTMYKLKPPPSFTELLRDVREEEEMILARQSVGNAALPAMVRCVGCATPSPVPVQPENVAVPVVAGNGQEIERLREEFRGLKTEVARLFSASIAASDGIPQQTMQNLNPKGTGTLYACGREGAPRPQYRAGVFCYRCGEDGHFQRECPNPENLRKVTNRLLKLRQPPGNFPGAQ, via the coding sequence ATGACTAAGGCTACCATACCTGAACAGTTAGCCTTTGGAGGTGAGTCGGGGCCCTGGGTGGTTAATGTCAGCGAGACCCGAGAATGTCCAATACTTGGTGAAAGAGGCAGTTTCCAGGCAAAATTCCTGTCATTCCTAGCAAGTGAAGGGAAGACTCTAGCTGATGTCTCAGGCTGGTTTGGGCCTACTCCAGCGCCACCTGTCGCTCCAGACTTGAACACCAAACTCGTGGATGCCATCTCTTCACTTGTGGAGAAATGCCAAGCCACGCCTATGGACGGACTCGGCTATCGTAAACTTCGCTTGTTCTCCGGTGTGAAACCAACTCCACCGGGAGAGGAAGAGTATGATGCCTGGGCTGAGCAGACCACTCACATGTTGGATGAATGGCAGTGTTCAGATATTGTCAAGAAGCAGAGGATAGCTGAGAGTCTCAAAGGGCCAGCAGCAGACATTGTCCGGTGCTTAAGGGTTAGTAACCCCTCTGTCACTGCCGATGATTACCTCAAAGCCCTGGAGGCAGCTTTTGGGACCACAGACAGTGCGGCTGATCTCATGGTAAGGTTCCGTGGTACAttccagcaggaaggtgagaaactATCAGCATACTTGTTCCGTCTAGACAAACTGTTGCATGCAGTTCATCGTAAAGGTGGGGCTGAGGTGGCCGACCTGGAACAAATTCGCATTGAGCAGGTTGCACGAGGAGCTCTGTCCCATGATCTTGTTGCCATGCGCATCCGAACGATGTATAAGCTTAAACCTCCTCCAAGTTTCACAGAGTTGCTCCGTGATGtccgagaagaagaggaaatgatCCTGGCAAGGCAAAGTGTGGGGAACGCTGCTCTTCCAGCAATGGTTAGGTGTGTGGGGTGCGCTACACCCTCCCCCGTACCAGTGCagcctgaaaatgttgcagtacctGTGGTAGCGGGGAATGGTCAGGAAATAGAACGGCTCAGGGAAGAGTTCAGAGGGCTAAAGACGGAGGTTGCCCGGCTGTTTTCTGCCTCGATAGCTGCCTCCGATGGCATACCACAGCAGACCATGCAGAATCTCAATCCGAAGGGTACAGGGACCTTGTATGCCTGCGGAAGGGAGGGTGCTCCCAGACCCCAGTATCGTGCTGGTGTTTTTTGCTATCGATGTGGTGAAGATGGGCATTTCCAGCGAGAGTGTCCTAATCCAGAGAACCTTCGAAAGGTGACGAACCGACTATTGAAATTAAGGCAGCCGCCGGGAAACTTCCCAGGGGCCCAGTGA